From Rhodoferax sp. AJA081-3, the proteins below share one genomic window:
- a CDS encoding GAF domain-containing protein produces MTRTTLGEIRHCLEGTIPAVIATVGADGTPNVAYISQACYADEGHVALSFQFFNKTRANILANPYASLMVLHPQTVQFYRLHLRYVRTETQGPLFESMKAQLAGIASHTGMANVFKLLGSDIYAVQEIEAVEGSPLPTPPPRYSMLSAVRRCSEQLSRGTSLDEVLNAVLATLTDLMGVQHAMVLMLDPVSQRLYTVASCGYATSGVGSEIGMGQGVIGVAARERTPVRIQHMATAYLYSNTIRNSLQASAPDFCPEMDIPYPGLPTPHSQLAVPIVSAGRLLGVVFVESPHDMQFGFEDEDVLVAMAGHLGAAIDLMQSATEPQEAVPTDLPTPQAQGAALHIRHYPANDSIFIGDDYLIKGVAGAIFWRLVRNYTEQGRTAFSNRELRLDPDLGLPDVTDNLEARLLLLQRRLKEHGPLVRIEKTGRGRFQLVVQRPLELQEVS; encoded by the coding sequence ATGACGCGCACCACACTGGGCGAGATTCGGCACTGCCTGGAGGGCACCATCCCGGCGGTGATTGCGACCGTGGGCGCGGATGGCACACCCAATGTGGCCTATATCTCACAGGCCTGTTATGCCGATGAAGGCCATGTGGCCTTGTCCTTCCAGTTTTTCAACAAGACCCGCGCCAATATTCTGGCCAACCCCTATGCCAGCCTGATGGTGCTGCACCCGCAGACGGTGCAGTTCTACCGCCTGCACCTGCGGTATGTGCGCACCGAAACCCAGGGCCCGCTGTTCGAGAGCATGAAGGCCCAACTGGCCGGCATTGCCTCACACACTGGCATGGCCAATGTGTTCAAGTTGCTGGGCTCGGATATTTATGCCGTGCAGGAGATCGAGGCGGTGGAAGGCTCACCCCTGCCCACCCCGCCGCCCCGCTACAGCATGCTCAGTGCGGTGCGCCGCTGCAGCGAGCAGCTGTCGCGCGGCACCTCGCTGGACGAAGTGCTGAACGCGGTGCTGGCCACCCTGACCGACCTGATGGGTGTGCAACATGCCATGGTGCTGATGCTGGACCCGGTCAGCCAGCGGCTGTACACCGTGGCCAGCTGCGGCTACGCCACTTCAGGTGTCGGCTCGGAGATAGGCATGGGCCAAGGCGTGATTGGCGTGGCCGCACGCGAGCGCACGCCGGTGCGCATACAACACATGGCCACCGCCTACCTGTACAGCAACACCATACGCAACAGCCTGCAGGCCAGTGCACCGGACTTTTGTCCCGAGATGGACATCCCCTACCCCGGCCTGCCCACGCCGCACAGCCAGCTGGCCGTGCCCATCGTCTCGGCCGGACGTTTGCTGGGCGTGGTGTTTGTGGAGAGCCCACACGACATGCAGTTTGGCTTCGAAGACGAAGATGTTCTGGTCGCCATGGCCGGTCACCTGGGTGCCGCCATAGACCTGATGCAGTCGGCCACAGAGCCCCAGGAAGCCGTGCCGACCGATCTGCCCACACCGCAGGCCCAAGGCGCTGCACTGCATATTCGCCACTACCCTGCCAACGACAGCATCTTCATTGGCGACGACTACCTGATCAAGGGCGTGGCCGGCGCCATCTTCTGGCGGCTGGTGCGCAACTACACCGAGCAGGGCCGCACCGCCTTCAGCAACCGCGAGCTGCGCCTGGACCCGGACCTGGGCCTGCCGGATGTGACCGACAACCTGGAGGCACGCCTGCTGCTCTTGCAACGCCGCCTCAAGGAACACGGCCCGTTGGTGCGCATCGAGAAGACGGGGCGCGGGCGCTTTCAGCTGGTGGTGCAGCGCCCGCTGGAGTTGCAGGAAGTTTCCTGA
- a CDS encoding AMP nucleosidase, with amino-acid sequence MSNLPPFIAPERFTDAKAALAQVMRIYDGSIAHLRQAMQRFVSGDDSMGHVRACYPLVRIHTDTVSRNFIPDSAQLSYGFVAGPGRFETTLTRPDLYSDYYLEQFNLLLQNHGVELEVGTSAQPIPVHFSFAENDHVEGNLTAKRRTLMRDVFDLPDLAAMDDGIANGTYQARPGEPQPLALFTAPRVDYSLHRLRHYTGTGPEHFQNFVLFTNYQFYIDEFITLGHAAMKDPNSEYIAFVEPGNIITRRVGLPAEAVDALGKEPPRLPQMPGYHLVRADRAGITMVNIGVGPANAKNITDHIAVLRPHAWIMLGHCAGLRNSQQLGDYVLAHGYVREDHVLDEELPLWVPIPALAEIQVALEQAVADVTQIKGAALKSIMRTGTVASTDNRNWELLPDNQPQRRFSQSRAVALDMESATIAANGFRFRVPYGTLLCVSDKPLHGEIKLPGMANHFYRERVDQHLRIGMRAVELLRAQGSEQLHSRKLRSFQEVAFQ; translated from the coding sequence ATGTCAAATTTACCCCCCTTTATTGCACCCGAACGCTTTACCGACGCCAAGGCGGCCCTGGCCCAGGTCATGCGTATTTATGACGGCAGCATTGCCCACCTGCGACAGGCGATGCAGCGCTTCGTATCCGGCGACGACAGCATGGGCCATGTGCGGGCCTGCTACCCGCTGGTGCGCATCCACACCGACACGGTGTCGCGCAACTTCATCCCCGACAGCGCCCAACTGAGCTACGGCTTTGTGGCCGGCCCCGGCCGTTTCGAGACCACACTGACCCGGCCCGACCTGTACAGCGACTACTACCTGGAGCAATTCAACCTGCTGCTGCAAAACCACGGTGTAGAGCTGGAAGTGGGCACCAGCGCCCAGCCCATTCCCGTGCATTTTTCGTTTGCGGAAAACGACCATGTGGAGGGCAACCTGACAGCCAAGCGCCGCACGCTGATGCGTGATGTGTTTGACCTGCCCGACCTGGCCGCCATGGACGACGGCATTGCCAACGGCACCTACCAGGCGCGCCCCGGCGAGCCCCAGCCGCTGGCGCTGTTCACGGCCCCCCGGGTGGACTACTCCCTGCACCGCCTGCGCCATTACACCGGCACCGGGCCAGAACACTTCCAGAACTTTGTGTTGTTCACCAACTACCAGTTCTACATCGACGAGTTCATCACGCTGGGCCATGCGGCCATGAAAGACCCCAACAGCGAATACATCGCTTTTGTGGAGCCGGGCAACATCATCACCCGCCGCGTCGGCCTGCCCGCCGAGGCGGTGGACGCACTGGGCAAGGAGCCGCCCCGCCTGCCGCAGATGCCGGGCTACCACCTCGTGCGCGCCGACCGCGCTGGCATCACCATGGTCAATATCGGCGTGGGCCCGGCCAATGCCAAAAACATCACCGACCACATTGCCGTGCTGCGGCCCCATGCCTGGATCATGCTGGGCCACTGCGCCGGCCTGCGCAACAGCCAGCAGCTGGGTGACTACGTGCTGGCCCACGGTTATGTGCGCGAAGACCATGTGCTGGACGAAGAACTGCCGCTGTGGGTGCCCATTCCGGCCCTGGCCGAAATCCAGGTCGCCCTGGAACAGGCCGTGGCCGACGTGACCCAGATCAAGGGTGCTGCGCTGAAAAGCATCATGCGCACCGGCACCGTGGCCAGCACCGACAACCGCAACTGGGAGCTGCTGCCCGACAACCAGCCCCAGCGCCGCTTCAGCCAAAGCCGTGCCGTGGCGCTGGACATGGAAAGCGCCACCATTGCCGCCAACGGCTTCCGCTTTCGGGTGCCTTATGGCACGCTTTTGTGCGTCAGCGACAAACCCCTGCACGGCGAGATCAAGCTGCCCGGCATGGCCAACCACTTTTACCGCGAGCGGGTCGACCAGCACCTGCGCATTGGCATGCGGGCGGTGGAATTGCTGCGCGCCCAGGGCTCGGAACAGTTGCACAGCCGCAAGTTGCGCAGCTTCCAGGAAGTGGCCTTCCAGTAA
- a CDS encoding dipeptidase: protein MKRKIVIGSLLLLGVALAIFFTVPTIVDGRMNTVTRPAPYPASTQATAAHKALFVADLHDDALLWNRDLLQRYDRGHSDLPRLLDGNMALQVFATVTKSPKGLNYERNSADSDSITMLVMAQRWPVATWNSLLARALHQSDKLHQAAQDSQGRLVLVKNQQDMAAFVQAWGADPKRVAAVLATEGLHPLEGKLENVDRLYAAGFRITGLTHFFDNEVGGSAHGIDKGGLTPFGRQVVAQLEAKGMLIDLAHASKPLIDDVLAMAKRPVLVSHTGVAGTCPGPRNLTDTHLKRIAATGGVVGIGYWDGAVCDPSIPAVVKAIRYAVDQVGVAHVALGSDFNGATRTPFDVTGLPQLTEGLMQAGFSAEDIRAIMGGNVQRLLLQNLPAR, encoded by the coding sequence ATGAAACGCAAGATCGTGATCGGCAGCTTGCTGCTGCTGGGTGTGGCCCTGGCCATCTTCTTCACGGTGCCCACTATCGTGGACGGGCGCATGAACACCGTCACCCGCCCCGCGCCTTACCCTGCCAGCACCCAGGCCACCGCGGCCCACAAAGCCCTGTTTGTGGCCGATCTACACGACGATGCGCTGCTGTGGAACCGCGACCTGCTGCAGCGCTACGACCGCGGCCACTCCGACCTTCCCCGCCTGCTCGATGGCAACATGGCATTGCAGGTATTTGCCACCGTCACCAAGTCGCCCAAGGGATTGAACTACGAACGCAACAGTGCCGACAGCGACAGCATCACCATGCTGGTCATGGCCCAGCGCTGGCCGGTGGCTACCTGGAACAGCCTGCTGGCGCGTGCCCTGCACCAGAGCGACAAGCTGCACCAGGCCGCGCAGGACAGCCAGGGGCGCCTGGTCCTCGTCAAAAACCAGCAGGACATGGCGGCCTTTGTCCAGGCCTGGGGCGCCGACCCCAAACGCGTGGCGGCGGTGCTGGCCACCGAAGGCCTGCACCCGCTGGAGGGCAAGCTGGAGAATGTGGACCGCCTGTATGCCGCGGGTTTTCGCATCACGGGCCTCACGCACTTTTTTGACAACGAAGTGGGCGGCTCGGCCCACGGCATTGACAAAGGCGGCCTGACGCCGTTTGGCCGTCAGGTGGTGGCCCAGTTGGAGGCCAAGGGCATGTTGATCGACCTGGCCCACGCCTCCAAACCGCTGATCGACGATGTGCTGGCCATGGCCAAACGGCCCGTGCTGGTGTCACACACCGGGGTGGCCGGCACCTGCCCCGGGCCGCGCAACCTGACGGATACCCACCTCAAACGCATTGCCGCCACCGGCGGTGTGGTGGGCATTGGTTACTGGGATGGTGCGGTATGCGACCCCAGCATCCCGGCTGTGGTGAAAGCCATACGCTATGCCGTGGACCAGGTGGGTGTGGCCCATGTGGCCTTGGGTTCTGATTTCAACGGTGCCACCCGTACACCGTTTGACGTGACAGGCCTGCCCCAGCTCACCGAAGGCCTCATGCAGGCCGGCTTCAGCGCAGAAGACATCCGCGCCATCATGGGCGGCAACGTGCAGCGCCTGCTTCTGCAGAACCTGCCCGCCCGCTAG
- the nadB gene encoding L-aspartate oxidase: MTSISTATQHHFDVLIVGSGLAGLSAALHLAPTHRVAVLTKRAMSDGSSNWAQGGIAAVLAEGDSFDSHVQDTLVAGAGLSEPEATRFVVEHSPESIAWLRELGVPFSEEDGHLHLTREGGHSARRIVHVTDATGAAVQKTLIATVRRTPNITLFENHTLVDLITRNKLEHAVDAPRTANQCLGLYALDEATDEVHTFSAPHTILATGGAGKVYLYTTNPDTATGDGIAAAWRAGCRVTNMEFIQFHPTCLYHPHAKSFLITEAVRGEGGRLLLPDGTRFMPQHDERAELAPRDVVARAIDFEMKKGGFDCVYLDISHQGLPFILEHFPNIYARCLELGIDMSKQPIPVVPAAHYTCGGIHVDLSGRTDITGLHAIGEATYTGLHGANRLASNSLVECMVFARSAATDIVATPQPQPPALPAWDDSRVTDADEAVVISHNWDELRRFMWDYVGIVRTNKRLERASHRIALLQGEIQEFYAHFHVTRDLLELRNLVQVAELIVRSAHSRHESRGLHFSRDYPNMMAKAVPTTLVPD; the protein is encoded by the coding sequence ATGACTTCCATCTCTACGGCAACCCAACACCATTTCGACGTGCTGATCGTCGGCAGCGGCCTGGCCGGCCTGTCCGCCGCCCTGCACCTGGCACCCACGCACCGCGTGGCCGTGCTGACCAAGCGCGCCATGAGTGACGGCTCCAGCAACTGGGCCCAGGGCGGTATTGCCGCCGTGCTGGCCGAGGGGGACAGTTTTGACTCCCACGTGCAAGACACGCTGGTGGCCGGCGCCGGCCTGTCCGAGCCCGAGGCCACCCGTTTTGTGGTGGAGCATTCGCCCGAGAGCATTGCCTGGCTGCGCGAACTGGGCGTGCCGTTTTCGGAAGAAGATGGCCATTTGCACCTGACCCGCGAAGGCGGACACAGCGCAAGGCGTATCGTGCATGTGACCGACGCCACCGGCGCCGCCGTGCAAAAGACGCTGATCGCCACGGTGCGCCGCACGCCCAACATCACGCTGTTCGAGAACCACACGCTGGTGGACCTGATCACCCGCAACAAGCTGGAGCACGCGGTGGACGCCCCGCGGACGGCCAACCAGTGCCTGGGCCTGTACGCGCTGGACGAGGCCACGGACGAGGTGCACACCTTCAGCGCGCCGCACACCATCCTGGCCACCGGCGGCGCCGGCAAGGTCTACCTGTACACCACCAACCCCGACACCGCCACCGGCGACGGCATTGCCGCCGCCTGGCGCGCCGGTTGCAGGGTCACGAACATGGAGTTCATCCAGTTCCACCCCACCTGCCTGTACCACCCGCATGCCAAGTCCTTTTTGATCACCGAGGCGGTGCGTGGGGAAGGCGGCCGTTTGCTGCTGCCCGACGGCACCCGTTTCATGCCCCAGCACGACGAACGCGCCGAACTGGCCCCGCGCGACGTGGTGGCCCGCGCCATCGACTTCGAGATGAAAAAAGGCGGCTTTGACTGCGTCTACCTCGACATCTCGCACCAGGGCCTGCCCTTCATCCTGGAACACTTTCCCAATATCTACGCACGCTGCCTGGAGCTGGGCATTGACATGTCCAAGCAACCCATCCCGGTAGTGCCTGCTGCGCACTACACCTGTGGCGGCATCCATGTGGATTTAAGCGGGCGCACCGACATCACCGGCCTGCACGCCATCGGCGAGGCCACTTACACCGGCCTGCACGGCGCCAACCGCCTGGCCAGCAACTCGCTGGTGGAGTGCATGGTGTTTGCCCGCTCCGCCGCGACCGATATCGTCGCCACGCCCCAGCCGCAACCACCCGCGCTGCCCGCGTGGGATGACAGCCGCGTGACCGATGCCGACGAAGCCGTGGTCATCTCCCACAACTGGGACGAGCTGCGCCGTTTCATGTGGGACTACGTGGGCATTGTGCGGACCAACAAACGGCTGGAGCGTGCGTCGCACCGCATCGCGCTGCTGCAGGGTGAGATCCAGGAGTTTTATGCCCACTTCCATGTGACGCGCGATCTGCTGGAGCTGCGCAACCTGGTGCAGGTGGCCGAACTGATCGTGCGCTCGGCGCACTCCCGCCACGAGAGCCGAGGGCTGCACTTCAGCCGGGACTATCCCAACATGATGGCAAAGGCCGTGCCAACGACCTTGGTGCCGGACTGA
- a CDS encoding adenylate/guanylate cyclase domain-containing protein — MVDNTTIAFADFTGSTGLYETLGNTKAAESLTRGTHWIGKLCESRGGRVIKYLGDGVLMAFADNTVAVQTMAEMQRLHHERISTWPERVRMKIKVGMARGPVVEQQGDCFGDAVNVASRLSDLAQGEQILVSQPVVAALADSGSTRSRNLGLMDIRGKAEPVEVHRVEWDSDAASEFLTMPAVLDMLADSNTRAQSTITLQCLDVQTTFTGPDFPIYVGRENDSHFPVNDQRVSRMHVRIDRRGGNFVLEDLSSYGTWVRFAGSDSIIALRRQECTLSGNGEIALGASFDDFSAPCISFAIQDVAAKPA, encoded by the coding sequence ATGGTCGACAACACCACCATTGCTTTTGCCGATTTCACGGGAAGTACGGGCCTGTATGAAACCTTGGGCAATACCAAGGCTGCCGAAAGCCTGACACGGGGTACACACTGGATCGGCAAGCTGTGCGAATCGCGCGGTGGTCGCGTCATCAAGTACCTGGGGGATGGTGTGCTGATGGCCTTTGCCGACAACACGGTGGCGGTGCAGACCATGGCAGAGATGCAGCGCCTGCACCATGAACGCATCAGCACCTGGCCGGAGCGGGTGCGCATGAAGATCAAGGTGGGTATGGCCCGCGGCCCTGTGGTGGAGCAGCAGGGCGATTGTTTTGGTGATGCGGTGAATGTGGCCTCTCGCTTGAGTGACCTGGCGCAGGGCGAGCAAATACTGGTCTCGCAGCCTGTGGTGGCCGCTTTGGCGGACAGTGGCAGCACCCGGTCCCGCAATCTGGGCCTGATGGACATCCGTGGCAAAGCCGAGCCGGTGGAGGTGCACCGTGTGGAATGGGATAGTGACGCGGCTTCCGAGTTTTTGACCATGCCTGCCGTACTCGACATGCTGGCCGACTCCAACACCCGCGCACAGAGCACCATCACGCTCCAGTGCCTCGATGTTCAGACCACGTTCACCGGCCCCGATTTTCCGATTTATGTGGGGCGTGAAAACGACTCCCACTTCCCGGTGAATGACCAGCGTGTCTCCCGCATGCATGTGCGCATAGACCGCAGGGGGGGCAACTTTGTGCTGGAAGACCTGAGCAGTTACGGCACCTGGGTGCGTTTTGCCGGCTCCGATTCCATCATCGCGCTGCGCCGCCAGGAGTGCACCCTGTCGGGCAATGGCGAAATTGCGTTGGGTGCCTCGTTTGACGACTTCAGCGCGCCCTGTATCAGCTTTGCCATACAGGATGTTGCAGCGAAGCCGGCTTAG
- a CDS encoding glycoside hydrolase family 13 protein, with product MTTTPTPLDAFTRHTASQVVYQIFPERFAIGGGLGSADKLASPAYDLPQAHKCDWNDSTLQQPWGHQFFGGDLDGITDKLDYLADLGVTGVYLTPIFASPSNHKYDATDFFQIDPMFGGEAALQRLIAALHARHMGLTLDAVLNHVSDQHPWFLAAQAGDAATRDWFTWQADGSYQCWQDFSSMPELNLANPAVRDVLYRQRDSVVQHWLEQGVDNWRFDVAQDVGIPVAQEMRAIVGARFPNAGLLGELNGFSGAWFQAGGGYQGMMNYWYRTALLAWLAGDIDAVQMNHALRDARAGYDLPGLLCSWNMLSSHDTPRLITTVGSAEKARLAMLMQFTMPGVPLVYYGEEIGMEGGADPDCRRPMRWNAADWNTTQRDWVKRLIAMRQANAALQYGDVTVLGDRLPHSNALVFLRHTEVPGEAALVVINLGDEPLNALLLLPYSHWYDGVPLHDALGAAPDTKVQAASVRLNLAPHSSAVYQAVEPYTRYNFFKARNRI from the coding sequence ATGACAACAACGCCCACCCCGCTAGACGCCTTCACCCGCCACACCGCCAGCCAGGTGGTGTACCAGATCTTCCCCGAACGTTTCGCCATCGGTGGGGGCCTGGGCAGTGCCGACAAATTGGCCAGCCCGGCGTATGACCTGCCGCAAGCCCACAAGTGTGACTGGAACGACAGCACGCTGCAGCAGCCCTGGGGCCACCAGTTTTTTGGCGGCGACCTAGATGGCATCACCGACAAGCTGGACTATTTGGCGGACCTGGGTGTAACCGGTGTCTACCTGACGCCCATCTTTGCCTCCCCCAGCAACCACAAATACGACGCCACCGACTTCTTCCAGATCGACCCGATGTTTGGTGGCGAGGCGGCGTTGCAGCGCCTGATCGCCGCACTACACGCGCGCCACATGGGCCTGACGCTGGACGCCGTGCTGAACCATGTGTCCGACCAGCACCCCTGGTTTCTAGCGGCCCAGGCCGGTGATGCGGCCACGCGCGACTGGTTCACCTGGCAGGCCGATGGCAGTTACCAATGCTGGCAAGACTTCAGCAGCATGCCCGAGCTGAACCTGGCCAACCCCGCCGTGCGCGATGTGTTGTACCGCCAGCGCGACAGTGTGGTGCAGCACTGGCTGGAACAGGGCGTGGACAACTGGCGCTTTGATGTGGCGCAGGACGTGGGCATACCCGTGGCGCAAGAGATGCGCGCCATCGTTGGTGCGCGTTTTCCGAACGCCGGTTTGCTGGGCGAGCTGAATGGTTTTTCGGGTGCCTGGTTCCAGGCCGGTGGTGGCTACCAGGGCATGATGAACTACTGGTACCGCACGGCCTTGCTGGCCTGGCTGGCCGGTGACATCGACGCTGTGCAGATGAACCACGCGCTGCGTGATGCCCGCGCGGGCTACGATTTACCGGGCCTGCTGTGTTCGTGGAACATGTTATCCAGCCACGACACGCCGCGCCTGATCACCACGGTGGGCAGCGCCGAGAAGGCGCGCCTGGCCATGCTGATGCAGTTCACCATGCCCGGCGTGCCCCTGGTGTATTACGGCGAAGAAATCGGCATGGAAGGCGGCGCCGACCCCGACTGCCGCCGCCCCATGCGCTGGAACGCGGCCGACTGGAACACCACCCAGCGCGATTGGGTCAAACGCCTCATTGCCATGCGCCAGGCCAATGCGGCCTTGCAGTACGGTGACGTGACGGTGCTGGGCGACCGCTTGCCCCATAGCAATGCGCTGGTTTTTTTGCGCCACACCGAAGTACCGGGAGAGGCCGCGCTGGTGGTCATCAACCTGGGGGATGAACCGCTCAACGCCTTGCTGCTACTGCCCTACTCCCACTGGTACGACGGCGTGCCGCTGCACGACGCACTGGGCGCCGCGCCCGACACCAAGGTACAGGCCGCCAGTGTGCGGCTCAACCTTGCGCCGCACAGTAGCGCGGTCTACCAAGCGGTGGAGCCCTACACACGCTACAACTTTTTCAAGGCCCGCAACCGTATTTGA
- a CDS encoding ABC transporter substrate-binding protein: MRPFATFLLVLLMAATQSAMAQTVAMRTVAQEGSAPKFMDTEGPATGHCPDILAAIERVDKNLRFSIDPQPTPVKRIEAGLKDGLLDVVCALLDTPMRNEIAFRISTPLFTLQERLVGRRDDNGVIQSVKDLTQTDDLVVTQSGASYAADLRRHGVRVLETPGGSAVALRNVASKRARFYYTNELTGAHYIKAEGLSDQLRLHPGVMQSSLSYLWASRRLDPTTVRLLEQAVAQLKRSGELDRIYQRYQRDH, from the coding sequence GTGAGACCCTTCGCCACCTTTCTGCTGGTGTTGCTGATGGCAGCAACCCAGTCTGCCATGGCCCAGACTGTGGCTATGCGCACGGTTGCCCAAGAGGGCTCGGCACCCAAGTTCATGGATACAGAGGGCCCGGCCACGGGCCATTGCCCCGATATCCTGGCCGCCATCGAACGGGTGGACAAAAACCTGCGCTTTAGCATCGACCCGCAACCCACACCCGTCAAACGCATTGAGGCCGGACTCAAAGACGGATTGCTGGATGTGGTGTGTGCCCTGCTGGATACCCCCATGCGCAACGAGATTGCCTTCCGCATAAGCACCCCACTGTTCACGCTGCAGGAGCGCCTGGTGGGGCGGCGCGACGACAACGGCGTCATCCAGTCGGTGAAAGACCTGACCCAAACGGACGATCTGGTGGTCACCCAATCGGGCGCGAGTTACGCTGCCGACCTGCGCCGCCACGGCGTGCGGGTGCTGGAGACACCCGGCGGCAGCGCGGTGGCGCTGCGCAATGTGGCCAGCAAACGGGCGCGGTTTTATTACACCAACGAGCTCACTGGAGCCCACTACATCAAGGCCGAGGGGCTGTCAGACCAGCTCCGGCTGCACCCCGGCGTGATGCAGTCCAGCCTCAGTTATCTATGGGCCAGCCGCCGCTTGGACCCGACCACCGTGCGCCTGCTGGAGCAGGCCGTGGCCCAGCTCAAACGCAGCGGTGAGTTGGACCGCATCTACCAGCGTTACCAGAGAGACCATTGA
- the nadA gene encoding quinolinate synthase NadA — protein MMAQTITIAVDYEQPDTNTGGVCSTRHAWARVPVEPTQTERTALKDKVRRLLKEKNAVMVSHYYVHPDLQDLAEETGGIVSDSLEMARFGRDHAAQTLVVSGVKFMGETAKILSPEKTVLMPDLDATCSLDLGCPVDEFSAFCDAHPDRTVVVYANTSAAVKARSDWLVTSSCALDIVRALKDSGQKILWAPDRHLGGYIQRETGADMVFWNGACIVHDEFKAFELEALKKEHPKAKVLVHPESPADVVALADAVGSTSAILKAAREMAATEFIVATDNGMMHKLRTLNPDKVFYEAPTAGNSATCKSCAHCPWMAMNGLAGLAHVLEHGTNEIHVDPALGLLARRPIDRMLAFTAALKAGQPVAGLVPHIGAA, from the coding sequence ATGATGGCGCAAACAATCACCATCGCCGTCGACTACGAACAACCCGACACCAACACCGGCGGCGTCTGCAGCACCCGCCACGCCTGGGCGCGTGTGCCGGTGGAGCCCACACAGACCGAGCGCACCGCGCTGAAAGACAAGGTGCGCCGCCTGCTGAAGGAAAAAAACGCGGTCATGGTGTCGCACTACTATGTGCACCCCGACCTGCAGGACCTGGCCGAAGAAACCGGTGGCATCGTCAGCGATTCGCTGGAGATGGCCCGTTTTGGCCGCGACCATGCGGCGCAGACGCTGGTGGTGTCGGGCGTGAAGTTCATGGGTGAAACGGCCAAGATTCTGTCGCCCGAGAAGACTGTGTTGATGCCCGACCTGGACGCCACCTGTTCTTTGGATCTGGGCTGCCCCGTGGACGAATTCAGCGCCTTTTGCGACGCCCACCCGGACCGCACTGTGGTGGTCTATGCCAACACCAGCGCGGCGGTGAAAGCCCGCTCCGACTGGTTGGTAACATCGAGCTGCGCGCTGGACATCGTGCGCGCCCTCAAGGACAGCGGCCAGAAAATCCTGTGGGCACCCGACCGCCACCTGGGCGGCTACATCCAGCGCGAGACCGGTGCCGACATGGTGTTCTGGAACGGTGCCTGCATCGTGCACGACGAGTTCAAGGCCTTTGAACTGGAGGCGCTGAAAAAGGAACACCCCAAGGCCAAGGTGCTGGTGCACCCCGAATCCCCCGCCGACGTGGTGGCACTGGCCGACGCCGTGGGCTCCACAAGCGCCATCCTGAAGGCCGCACGCGAGATGGCTGCAACCGAATTCATTGTCGCCACCGACAACGGCATGATGCACAAGCTGCGCACGCTGAACCCCGACAAGGTTTTTTACGAGGCCCCCACAGCCGGCAACAGCGCCACCTGCAAAAGCTGCGCCCATTGCCCCTGGATGGCGATGAATGGCTTGGCCGGCCTGGCCCATGTGCTGGAACACGGCACCAACGAAATCCACGTGGACCCGGCCCTGGGCCTGCTGGCACGCCGTCCCATTGACCGCATGCTGGCCTTTACCGCCGCGCTGAAGGCCGGCCAACCGGTGGCAGGCCTGGTGCCGCACATCGGGGCCGCCTGA
- the nadC gene encoding carboxylating nicotinate-nucleotide diphosphorylase — MQKSFDFSAASLEKLAQADVARALAEDVGDGDLTAGLIDPTRQARARVLCRESAVVCGQAWVQAAILSQDPQAQITWYVQDGGRCEANQVVFEVRGNAQALLTAERTALNFLQMLSAVATKTAKYVAVVAGTRAAIVDTRKTLPGLRLAQKYAVRCGGGTNHRVGLYDAILIKENHIAAAGGIAQVLQQADKIAAEASFVEIEVETLAQLSEALDAGARMVLLDNMGLPTLHEAVRINAGRAVLEISGGVTLDGLRALAETGVDRISIGTLTKDVLATDYSMRFDTFSGAQ; from the coding sequence ATGCAAAAGTCATTTGATTTCTCCGCCGCATCCCTGGAAAAGCTGGCCCAAGCCGACGTGGCACGCGCCCTGGCCGAGGACGTGGGCGACGGCGACCTGACCGCCGGCCTGATAGACCCCACCCGCCAGGCCCGCGCCCGCGTCTTGTGCCGCGAAAGCGCCGTGGTCTGCGGCCAGGCCTGGGTGCAGGCGGCCATCCTGTCCCAGGACCCCCAGGCCCAGATCACCTGGTATGTGCAGGACGGAGGCCGCTGCGAGGCCAACCAGGTGGTGTTTGAGGTCCGTGGCAACGCGCAGGCGCTGCTGACGGCTGAGCGCACCGCGCTGAACTTTTTGCAGATGCTCAGTGCCGTGGCGACCAAGACGGCCAAGTACGTAGCGGTAGTGGCGGGCACCCGCGCGGCCATCGTGGACACCCGCAAGACCCTGCCCGGTCTGCGCCTGGCCCAAAAATACGCCGTGCGCTGCGGCGGTGGTACCAACCACCGCGTGGGCCTGTACGACGCCATCCTGATCAAAGAGAACCACATCGCCGCCGCGGGTGGTATTGCCCAGGTGCTGCAACAGGCCGACAAGATTGCCGCCGAGGCCAGCTTTGTCGAGATAGAGGTCGAAACCCTGGCACAACTCAGCGAAGCGCTCGACGCTGGCGCACGTATGGTGCTGCTGGACAATATGGGCCTGCCGACATTACACGAGGCTGTGCGCATCAATGCCGGCCGTGCGGTGCTCGAAATCTCCGGCGGCGTCACGCTGGATGGCCTGCGTGCACTGGCCGAAACCGGCGTGGACCGCATCTCCATCGGCACCCTGACCAAGGACGTCTTGGCCACCGACTACTCCATGCGTTTTGACACCTTCTCCGGAGCCCAATGA